From Alteribacter lacisalsi, a single genomic window includes:
- a CDS encoding cell wall hydrolase — MGRRINYNERDVESLARLMLAEAIGEGAVGMQMVGTVTANRVEADCGPDFENLRTINHAIYQVIPGTDIPHFEPVLNGSLYTQRPDDSDLERARDILEGYREPRSRMSLWFFNPSPDRSFREECTPTMPRSPMTQFEFAHKNHCFYVGVPGYCPEFYG, encoded by the coding sequence ATGGGTAGGCGAATCAATTATAATGAACGTGATGTCGAGTCGTTAGCCAGGCTTATGCTTGCGGAGGCGATTGGTGAAGGGGCTGTCGGAATGCAGATGGTTGGGACGGTTACAGCCAATCGGGTGGAGGCGGACTGTGGTCCTGACTTTGAGAATTTACGCACGATCAATCATGCGATTTATCAGGTTATTCCTGGCACCGACATTCCACATTTCGAGCCCGTCTTAAATGGATCTTTGTATACTCAGCGGCCTGACGATTCCGACCTCGAGAGGGCAAGAGATATTCTTGAAGGTTACAGGGAGCCGCGGTCGAGAATGAGCCTGTGGTTTTTTAACCCGAGTCCTGACAGATCATTCCGGGAGGAGTGCACTCCTACGATGCCAAGATCCCCGATGACGCAGTTCGAGTTTGCACATAAAAATCATTGTTTCTATGTCGGTGTCCCGGGCTATTGTCCGGAGTTTTACGGCTAA
- a CDS encoding class I SAM-dependent DNA methyltransferase: MGNQDIVQKLWNLCNVLRDDGITYQQYVTELTYILFLKMMKEQDIENDIIPEGYRWDDLIEKEGLELKQFYQRLLLDLGNSENAWLNQIYSDASTSISEPKNLEKIIKSISELDWYNAKEEGLGNLYEGLLEKNAGEKKSGAGQYFTPRVLIDVMVELMDPKPGELCNDPAAGTFGFMIAADQYLKEKTDNYFDLDPEVAKFQKEEAFTGMELVQDTHRLALMNALLHNMEGRLDHGDSLSGNGKWIKNQDVILTNPPFGTKKGGERATRDDLTFVTSNKQLNFLQLIYNALKDDGNARAAVLLPDNVLFESGIGAKIRNDLMDKCNLHTILRLPTGIFYAQGVKTNVLFFTKGEKDKENTKDVWVYDLRTNMESFGKRNALVKKHFKGFIEAYKADDRTKVNDERWNKFSRKEIAEKGDSLDIGLIADESFSIYENLPGPVESAEEAIDKLQQAMDLLNEVVDELKAAESKKVDKK, encoded by the coding sequence ATGGGAAATCAAGATATTGTACAGAAACTCTGGAACTTATGTAACGTGCTTAGAGATGACGGTATTACATATCAGCAATATGTAACCGAGCTTACTTATATTCTATTTCTAAAGATGATGAAAGAACAGGATATCGAGAATGACATCATTCCGGAAGGTTACCGGTGGGATGACTTAATTGAAAAAGAAGGGCTCGAACTTAAACAGTTTTACCAGCGCCTCCTTCTTGACCTTGGAAACAGCGAAAACGCATGGCTCAACCAAATTTACAGCGACGCTTCCACGAGTATATCAGAACCAAAAAATCTTGAGAAAATCATTAAATCCATCAGCGAGCTGGATTGGTATAACGCGAAAGAAGAAGGTCTCGGTAACCTTTATGAGGGTTTATTGGAGAAGAACGCCGGTGAGAAGAAATCTGGAGCAGGTCAGTACTTTACGCCGCGGGTTCTTATCGATGTGATGGTCGAACTCATGGACCCGAAACCAGGTGAGCTATGCAATGACCCAGCTGCGGGAACGTTTGGTTTTATGATTGCGGCTGACCAATACCTTAAAGAGAAAACGGATAACTACTTTGATTTAGACCCGGAAGTGGCTAAGTTCCAAAAGGAAGAAGCTTTCACCGGGATGGAACTCGTCCAGGATACACACCGGCTGGCTCTTATGAACGCTCTACTTCATAATATGGAAGGCCGTCTTGACCATGGAGACTCTCTTTCAGGGAACGGGAAATGGATTAAGAATCAGGATGTCATCCTAACCAATCCCCCATTTGGTACAAAAAAAGGCGGGGAACGGGCCACTCGTGATGACCTTACATTTGTGACATCCAACAAACAGCTTAACTTCCTTCAGCTTATTTACAATGCACTAAAGGATGATGGGAACGCACGTGCAGCTGTTTTGCTTCCGGATAATGTTCTATTTGAAAGCGGCATTGGAGCGAAAATTCGAAATGACCTTATGGACAAGTGTAACCTGCATACAATTCTACGTTTACCAACCGGTATTTTCTATGCACAAGGGGTAAAAACCAACGTGCTTTTCTTTACCAAAGGCGAAAAAGATAAAGAAAACACCAAAGATGTATGGGTGTATGATTTGAGAACGAACATGGAATCGTTTGGTAAACGCAACGCACTGGTGAAGAAGCACTTTAAAGGTTTTATAGAGGCTTATAAAGCCGATGACCGTACAAAAGTTAACGACGAGCGATGGAATAAATTCTCCCGAAAAGAAATTGCTGAAAAGGGTGACAGCCTGGATATTGGACTTATTGCGGATGAATCTTTCTCTATTTATGAAAATCTTCCTGGACCGGTAGAGTCTGCGGAAGAGGCTATTGATAAACTTCAGCAGGCTATGGACCTGTTAAATGAGGTCGTTGATGAGCTTAAAGCTGCCGAGAGTAAAAAGGTGGATAAGAAATGA
- a CDS encoding restriction endonuclease subunit S, translating to MSSKKNSIEEQLEDALVPIQEQPYKIPENWVWVKSEYIAKWGSGGTPSRKKGEYYHGDIPWLKTGELRDNVIYNSKEMITEEGLRKSSAKLFKKGSVAIAMYGATIGRLGILGIDASTNQACAVGTPHSMTYNKFMFYYFLARRKSLIELGKGGAQPNISQTIIKSFPYPLPPYNEQKRIADKVQRLLTKVDEAKQLIEEAKESFKLRKEGILKKAFEGKFTRKWRSENGTTNLAEREEFFSRIKEQRLDVVQTKRELNEVSEMYNRFDLKKDVDENGWLLMKANMFCHNVNCGKTPSKAISDKEEIPFLKVYNIVNNKINFSYKQQFIPKDVQTSKLKSSALYPGDVIMNIVGPPLKKIAIIPSDFPEWNMNQAIVRFRPIKQVLPKYVYYCLQYERTLEKVINNTRGVVGQTNISVRQSRNLVMPIPPIEEQNELVKVLDETLDKELYIKELLEQEKTLDLLKQTILSKAFCGRLGTRDPNEESVFELIKRNINS from the coding sequence ATGAGTAGTAAAAAGAATTCTATCGAGGAACAATTAGAAGACGCATTAGTTCCTATTCAGGAGCAACCTTATAAGATTCCGGAAAATTGGGTGTGGGTTAAATCAGAATATATTGCTAAATGGGGTTCAGGAGGAACCCCATCTAGAAAAAAAGGTGAGTATTATCACGGAGACATACCTTGGCTAAAAACAGGTGAGTTGAGGGATAACGTAATTTATAATTCTAAAGAAATGATTACTGAAGAAGGATTGAGGAAATCGAGCGCAAAGCTTTTTAAAAAAGGTTCGGTTGCAATTGCTATGTATGGTGCCACTATAGGAAGACTTGGAATTCTAGGGATAGACGCTTCCACTAATCAAGCTTGTGCTGTCGGGACACCCCACTCAATGACATATAATAAGTTTATGTTTTATTATTTTCTTGCTAGAAGAAAATCACTTATAGAATTGGGGAAAGGTGGAGCACAGCCTAATATATCTCAAACAATAATAAAGTCATTTCCTTATCCCCTTCCTCCCTATAATGAACAAAAACGTATTGCTGACAAAGTGCAGCGGCTTTTAACTAAAGTTGATGAAGCAAAACAGCTTATTGAAGAAGCGAAGGAATCGTTTAAACTCCGTAAAGAAGGAATACTAAAAAAAGCATTTGAAGGTAAATTTACTAGAAAGTGGAGAAGTGAAAATGGAACAACAAACTTAGCTGAAAGAGAAGAGTTCTTTAGTCGAATTAAAGAGCAAAGGCTAGATGTAGTACAAACAAAAAGAGAATTAAATGAAGTAAGTGAAATGTATAATAGGTTCGATTTAAAAAAAGATGTAGATGAAAATGGATGGCTGTTAATGAAAGCTAATATGTTTTGTCACAATGTAAATTGTGGAAAGACCCCCTCTAAAGCAATTAGTGATAAAGAAGAGATTCCATTTTTAAAGGTGTATAATATTGTAAACAATAAAATTAACTTTAGTTATAAACAACAATTTATACCAAAGGATGTTCAAACAAGTAAGCTAAAGTCTTCCGCTCTATACCCTGGAGACGTTATTATGAATATTGTAGGTCCTCCCTTAAAAAAAATAGCAATAATTCCATCAGATTTTCCAGAGTGGAATATGAATCAAGCAATTGTTAGGTTCCGACCTATAAAACAAGTACTACCGAAATATGTATATTATTGTTTGCAATATGAAAGAACTTTAGAAAAGGTTATTAACAACACAAGAGGGGTAGTAGGTCAAACTAACATTTCTGTAAGGCAAAGTAGAAATTTAGTGATGCCAATCCCACCAATAGAAGAGCAAAATGAGCTAGTGAAAGTTTTAGATGAGACTTTAGATAAAGAATTATATATAAAAGAATTATTAGAGCAGGAAAAAACTTTAGATTTATTGAAACAAACCATTTTATCTAAAGCATTTTGTGGGAGGCTCGGTACCAGAGACCCTAACGAAGAAAGTGTTTTTGAATTAATAAAAAGAAATATCAATAGCTGA